Proteins encoded within one genomic window of Streptomyces taklimakanensis:
- a CDS encoding enoyl-CoA hydratase/isomerase family protein, with protein sequence MTVTLEVSEGVGTLRLDRPPMNALDVATQDRLRELAEECARRDDVRAVVIYGGEKVFAAGADIKEMREMDHAAMVARSRGLQDSFTAVARIPKPVVAAVTGYALGGGCELALCADIRIAAENARLGQPEILLGLIPGAGGTQRLARLVGPAKAKDLIFTGRQVGADEALTIGLVDRVVPAAEVYEQAHAWAARLAAGPAIALRAAKECVDAGLEADIDTGLAIERTWFAGLFATEDREIGMRSFVEEGPGKAKFR encoded by the coding sequence ATGACTGTGACTCTTGAGGTCTCCGAGGGCGTCGGCACCCTCCGACTGGACCGTCCCCCCATGAACGCGTTGGACGTCGCCACCCAGGACCGGCTGCGCGAGTTGGCCGAGGAGTGCGCGCGACGCGACGATGTGCGGGCCGTGGTGATCTACGGCGGCGAGAAGGTGTTCGCGGCGGGCGCGGACATCAAGGAGATGCGCGAGATGGACCACGCGGCGATGGTCGCCCGCTCCCGCGGTCTCCAGGACTCCTTCACCGCCGTGGCCCGCATCCCCAAGCCGGTGGTGGCCGCGGTGACCGGTTACGCGCTCGGCGGCGGCTGCGAACTGGCCCTGTGCGCCGACATCCGGATCGCCGCGGAGAACGCCAGGCTCGGCCAGCCGGAGATCCTGCTCGGCCTGATCCCGGGGGCCGGCGGCACCCAGCGGCTGGCGCGGCTGGTCGGCCCGGCGAAGGCCAAGGACCTGATCTTCACCGGTCGTCAGGTCGGGGCGGACGAGGCGCTGACGATCGGCCTGGTGGACCGGGTGGTGCCCGCCGCCGAGGTCTACGAACAGGCGCACGCCTGGGCGGCGAGGCTGGCCGCCGGTCCGGCCATCGCGCTGCGCGCCGCCAAGGAATGCGTCGACGCGGGCCTGGAGGCGGACATCGACACCGGACTCGCGATCGAACGCACCTGGTTCGCCGGACTGTTCGCGACCGAGGACCGGGAGATCGGCATGCGCAGCTTCGTCGAGGAGGGACCGGGCAAGGCGAAGTTCCGCTGA
- the glgX gene encoding glycogen debranching protein GlgX, producing the protein MYSAPEQQSRRATASGTPRAHAPGPSGGPRAAGATVWPGSPQPLGARHHIGPGGVEGTNFALWSAGAEAVEVCLFDDDGTETRCPLTEHTHEIWHGFVPGVRPGRRYGYRVHGRWDPWTGARWNPAKLLLDPYARAVDGEYTLPPEAYGHVRDWPQPQLADTVRDERDSAPYVPKGVVVDSALDAGTGAGDEWIDDRRPKVPWSDSVIYELHVRGFTMRHPDVPPELRGTYAGLAHPAAIEHLTRLGVTAVELLPVHQFAHEDHLLRRGLRNHWGYNSIGYFAPHAAYAATGTRGRQVGEFRRMVRALHAAGIEVILDVVYNHTAEGGEFGPTLSLRGIDNRGYYRLADDPRHHVDYTGCGNTLHVVQPQVLRLITDSLRYWVREMGVDGFRFDLAATLARSMHDVDMLSPFLAVIAQDPVLRRVKLIAEPWDVGAGGYQVGAFPPLWTEWNDRYRNTVRDFWRGALPDVRDLGYRLSGSSDLYAWGGRRPYASVNFVTAHDGFTLRDLVSYERKHNEANGEDNRDGTDDNRSWNCGVEGETDDGGIRALRRRQLRNLLTTLLLSTGVPMLVAGDEMGRTQGGNNNAYCQDNEIGWVDWSLREEPGWRALFDLTSRLIALRRNHPVLRRRAFFSGRAHGPEGLRDLAWFTGSGEEMTEPDWYAPGATLGMYLSGRDIPQRDARGAPVVDDSFLVLLHAGHASRAFRLPGPPWGRAYALVVDTSSEEQEREPGTVHPAGEEVEVPGRSVLMWRVVS; encoded by the coding sequence GTGTACAGCGCCCCCGAACAGCAGTCGCGCCGGGCGACGGCGTCCGGTACGCCACGGGCCCACGCCCCGGGGCCGTCCGGCGGCCCCCGAGCGGCCGGGGCGACCGTGTGGCCGGGCAGCCCCCAACCGCTGGGCGCCCGTCACCACATCGGCCCCGGCGGGGTGGAGGGCACCAACTTCGCCCTCTGGTCGGCCGGTGCCGAGGCCGTCGAGGTCTGCCTCTTCGACGACGACGGCACCGAGACGCGCTGCCCGCTGACCGAGCACACCCACGAGATCTGGCACGGCTTCGTCCCCGGCGTCCGTCCCGGCCGGCGGTACGGCTACCGGGTCCACGGCCGCTGGGACCCCTGGACGGGCGCCCGGTGGAACCCCGCCAAGCTGCTGCTCGATCCCTACGCCCGCGCGGTGGACGGCGAGTACACGCTGCCGCCGGAGGCCTACGGCCACGTCCGCGACTGGCCGCAGCCCCAGCTGGCCGACACCGTCCGCGACGAGCGGGACTCGGCGCCGTACGTGCCCAAGGGGGTCGTCGTCGACTCGGCCCTCGACGCGGGCACGGGGGCCGGGGACGAGTGGATCGACGACCGCCGTCCCAAGGTCCCCTGGTCGGACTCGGTCATCTACGAGCTGCACGTGCGCGGCTTCACCATGCGCCACCCGGACGTCCCGCCCGAGCTGCGCGGCACCTACGCGGGGCTCGCGCACCCGGCCGCGATCGAGCACCTGACACGGCTGGGGGTGACGGCGGTGGAACTGCTGCCGGTCCACCAGTTCGCCCACGAGGACCATCTGCTCCGCCGCGGTCTGCGCAACCACTGGGGCTACAACTCCATCGGCTACTTCGCGCCGCACGCCGCGTACGCCGCCACCGGCACGCGCGGCCGGCAGGTGGGGGAGTTCCGGAGGATGGTGCGCGCGCTGCACGCCGCCGGGATCGAGGTCATCCTCGACGTGGTCTACAACCACACCGCCGAGGGCGGCGAGTTCGGGCCCACGCTCTCCCTGCGCGGCATCGACAACCGCGGCTACTACCGGCTGGCCGACGATCCGCGCCACCACGTCGACTACACCGGCTGCGGCAACACCCTCCACGTGGTCCAGCCCCAGGTGTTGCGCCTGATCACCGACTCGTTGCGCTACTGGGTGCGGGAGATGGGCGTGGACGGGTTCCGGTTCGATCTGGCGGCGACGCTGGCCCGCTCCATGCACGACGTGGACATGCTCTCGCCGTTCCTGGCGGTCATCGCCCAGGACCCGGTGCTGCGCCGGGTGAAACTGATCGCCGAACCGTGGGACGTCGGCGCGGGCGGCTACCAGGTCGGGGCCTTCCCGCCGCTGTGGACGGAGTGGAACGACCGTTACCGCAACACCGTCCGCGACTTCTGGCGGGGAGCCCTGCCGGACGTCCGCGACCTGGGGTACCGGCTGTCGGGCTCCAGCGACCTGTACGCGTGGGGCGGGCGGCGCCCGTACGCGTCGGTCAACTTCGTCACCGCGCACGACGGTTTCACCCTGCGGGACCTGGTGAGCTACGAGCGCAAGCACAACGAGGCCAACGGCGAGGACAACCGTGACGGGACGGACGACAACCGGTCCTGGAACTGCGGTGTGGAGGGCGAGACCGACGACGGGGGAATCCGTGCCCTGCGGCGGCGGCAACTGCGGAACCTGCTCACCACGCTGCTGCTGTCCACCGGGGTGCCGATGCTGGTGGCCGGTGACGAGATGGGCCGCACCCAGGGCGGCAACAACAACGCCTACTGCCAGGACAACGAGATCGGTTGGGTGGACTGGTCGTTGCGGGAGGAACCCGGTTGGCGGGCGCTGTTCGACCTGACCTCGCGGCTGATCGCGCTCCGCCGGAACCATCCGGTGCTGCGGCGGCGCGCCTTCTTCTCCGGCCGTGCGCACGGCCCCGAAGGACTGCGCGACCTGGCCTGGTTCACCGGGAGCGGAGAGGAGATGACCGAACCCGACTGGTACGCGCCCGGCGCCACGTTGGGCATGTACCTGTCCGGCCGGGACATTCCGCAGCGTGACGCCCGCGGCGCCCCGGTGGTCGACGACAGCTTCCTGGTCCTCCTCCACGCCGGTCACGCGTCCCGGGCCTTCCGGCTGCCCGGCCCGCCGTGGGGACGGGCGTACGCCCTGGTGGTGGACACCTCGTCGGAGGAGCAGGAGCGGGAGCCGGGCACGGTTCACCCGGCCGGCGAGGAGGTGGAGGTTCCCGGACGGTCGGTGCTGATGTGGCGGGTGGTGAGCTGA
- a CDS encoding EF-hand domain-containing protein produces the protein MAEIEAAREVFDRFDLNKDGLITAAEFQQAMGELGDHNVTVGLAQTLIDQHDGNGDGLLSFEEFWAARQKAATLA, from the coding sequence ATGGCCGAGATCGAGGCCGCACGCGAGGTTTTCGACCGGTTCGACCTGAACAAGGACGGACTGATCACCGCCGCGGAGTTCCAGCAGGCGATGGGCGAGCTGGGGGACCACAACGTCACGGTGGGCCTGGCCCAGACCCTGATAGACCAGCACGACGGCAACGGCGACGGCCTGCTCTCCTTCGAGGAGTTCTGGGCGGCGCGCCAGAAGGCCGCCACGTTGGCGTAG